The following coding sequences are from one Haploplasma axanthum window:
- a CDS encoding DUF561 domain-containing protein — protein MKNISELLGVKYPVIQGGMANIATAELASAVSNAGGLGLIGSGGNDVNWVREEIRKCKKLTDKPFGVNIMLMSPHAKDIAAMVIEEKVKVVTTGAGNPGPYIKDWKDAGIIVIPVIPAARLAQRMEKAGADAVVAEGMEAGGHIGKLTTMAMIPQVVDAVNIPVIAAGGIADKRGVLAAFALGAKGVQIGTVLLATKECPVHDNFKKMVIDATDTSTVITGSDKAPVRVIKNKMAVDYIALAKTDVSLEELEKMTLGSLRKAVFDGNVEEGSFMAGQISGLVKEEKTVKEVLEDLFDGVNEYKESLEVL, from the coding sequence ATGAAGAACATTAGTGAATTATTAGGAGTTAAGTATCCTGTCATTCAAGGTGGAATGGCTAACATAGCAACAGCAGAACTTGCATCAGCAGTTTCAAATGCAGGAGGATTAGGACTAATTGGATCAGGTGGAAATGATGTTAATTGGGTTAGAGAAGAAATTCGAAAATGTAAAAAATTAACTGATAAGCCATTTGGTGTAAATATTATGCTTATGAGTCCACATGCAAAGGATATTGCGGCAATGGTCATAGAAGAAAAAGTTAAAGTTGTAACAACAGGAGCAGGAAATCCTGGGCCTTATATTAAAGATTGGAAAGATGCTGGTATTATTGTTATTCCGGTTATTCCAGCAGCAAGGCTTGCTCAAAGAATGGAAAAAGCTGGTGCTGATGCTGTCGTAGCTGAAGGAATGGAAGCTGGAGGCCATATTGGAAAATTAACAACAATGGCGATGATTCCTCAAGTTGTAGATGCAGTTAATATTCCAGTAATAGCAGCAGGTGGAATTGCTGATAAACGTGGTGTTTTAGCAGCTTTTGCATTAGGTGCAAAAGGAGTCCAAATTGGAACAGTGTTATTAGCGACTAAAGAATGTCCAGTTCATGATAATTTTAAAAAAATGGTTATAGACGCAACCGATACTAGCACAGTTATTACAGGATCTGATAAAGCACCAGTTCGTGTAATTAAAAATAAAATGGCAGTTGATTATATAGCACTTGCTAAAACAGATGTTTCACTTGAAGAATTAGAGAAAATGACGCTAGGTTCATTAAGAAAAGCGGTATTTGATGGAAATGTTGAAGAAGGGTCTTTTATGGCTGGTCAAATATCAGGATTAGTAAAAGAAGAAAAAACTGTTAAAGAAGTTCTAGAAGATCTTTTTGATGGAGTTAATGAATATAAAGAAAGTTTAGAAGTATTATGA
- the fabG gene encoding 3-oxoacyl-[acyl-carrier-protein] reductase has protein sequence MENNKKYALVTGGSAGIGKEIALELARSGINVAINYRKRQEEASKIVEEMKSLGVEAIAIQADVSKYEEVENLLKKVNEVFPVLNIVINNAGITSDALILRMKEEQFDSVIDVNLKGVWNVCKVASKYLLKSPNARIVNISSVAGIRGNIGQTNYSAAKAGVIGLSKSLAKELASRNVTVNVVAPGFIDTEMTEKLSDAIIDEAVKHIPLSRIGVVSDVAKAVKFLVSDDASYITGQVIAIDGGLSI, from the coding sequence ATGGAAAATAATAAAAAATACGCATTAGTTACTGGAGGATCAGCAGGAATAGGTAAGGAAATTGCTCTTGAACTTGCAAGAAGTGGTATTAATGTAGCAATTAATTATCGAAAAAGACAAGAAGAAGCATCAAAAATTGTTGAAGAAATGAAGAGTTTAGGTGTTGAAGCTATTGCTATTCAAGCTGATGTTAGTAAATATGAAGAAGTAGAAAACCTACTTAAAAAAGTGAATGAAGTTTTTCCGGTTTTAAATATAGTTATTAATAATGCAGGTATAACTAGTGATGCCTTAATTTTAAGAATGAAAGAAGAACAATTTGATAGTGTTATTGATGTAAATTTAAAAGGTGTTTGGAATGTTTGTAAAGTAGCAAGTAAATACTTATTAAAATCTCCAAATGCGAGAATTGTTAATATTTCGAGTGTTGCGGGAATAAGAGGAAATATCGGACAAACGAATTATAGTGCTGCAAAAGCAGGAGTTATTGGATTAAGTAAATCACTAGCAAAAGAACTTGCATCTAGAAATGTCACTGTAAATGTGGTTGCACCTGGATTCATTGATACAGAAATGACTGAAAAATTATCTGATGCAATTATTGATGAAGCAGTAAAGCATATTCCTTTATCAAGAATTGGCGTAGTATCTGATGTTGCAAAAGCAGTTAAGTTCTTAGTTAGTGATGACGCAAGTTATATAACAGGACAAGTAATAGCTATTGATGGAGGTTTATCAATCTAA
- the accD gene encoding acetyl-CoA carboxylase, carboxyltransferase subunit beta, translated as MKQLLNERKKRLIEFRKIVRKKEYEFKPINIPEHIFSQCEQCLSALYTKDLEESMYVCPYCGHHFRIGAQKRLEVTVDKNTFKPMFDDLESVNFLNIPGYDNKLKAGKELTGNNEAFLCGEANINNERVAIGVLDSNFIMGSMGSVVGEKITRLIEFAGSEEIPLVIFSASGGARMQEGIISLMQMAKTSAALSYFKGLYISIMTNPTTGGVAASFAALGDINIAETTSLIGFAGARVIKQTIQQDLPQGFQTEKFQMEKGQIDLIVQRKDMKNTISRLISFHKVK; from the coding sequence ATGAAACAATTGTTAAATGAGCGAAAAAAACGATTAATTGAATTTAGAAAAATTGTTAGAAAAAAAGAATATGAATTTAAACCAATTAATATTCCAGAACATATATTTAGTCAATGTGAGCAATGTTTAAGTGCTTTATATACTAAAGATTTGGAAGAGAGTATGTATGTTTGTCCATATTGTGGACATCACTTTAGAATTGGTGCACAAAAAAGATTAGAAGTTACAGTTGATAAGAATACATTTAAACCAATGTTTGATGATTTAGAATCCGTCAACTTTTTAAATATACCCGGATATGATAATAAATTAAAAGCTGGTAAAGAACTAACTGGTAATAATGAAGCTTTTTTATGTGGGGAAGCAAATATTAATAATGAACGAGTTGCAATTGGTGTTTTAGATAGTAATTTCATTATGGGAAGTATGGGAAGTGTTGTTGGAGAAAAAATAACACGACTTATTGAATTTGCTGGAAGTGAAGAGATTCCGTTAGTGATTTTCTCTGCATCAGGCGGAGCAAGAATGCAAGAAGGGATTATCTCTTTAATGCAAATGGCTAAAACATCAGCAGCACTTAGTTACTTTAAAGGATTATATATAAGTATAATGACTAACCCAACAACTGGTGGAGTTGCTGCATCTTTTGCGGCACTTGGCGATATAAATATTGCAGAAACAACTTCATTGATTGGATTTGCAGGAGCAAGAGTAATTAAACAAACAATTCAACAAGACCTTCCACAAGGATTTCAAACTGAGAAATTTCAAATGGAAAAAGGACAAATTGATTTAATAGTCCAAAGAAAAGATATGAAAAATACGATATCAAGATTAATATCATTTCATAAGGTGAAATAA
- a CDS encoding acetyl-CoA carboxylase carboxyltransferase subunit alpha, giving the protein MNNAWEKVQLARHANRITTKTLIKEVFPDFLELHGDRLIGDDKAIIAGLGSFNGISLTIIGNEKGVDTKDKINRNFGMAHPEGYHKALRLMKQAEKFNRPILTIIDTPGAYPGVGAEERGQANAIAVNLKEMMQIKVPIITVVLGEGGSGGALAIGVSDYIGMFENSIYSVLSPEGFASISFKDSKKAPEVSEMMKLAASDLLELRVIDEIIPEVEPLSINPKLGIEAFKKFLSNSLNKYQNIEINELLHKRYQKFRNIGVYKVISTEMENNNEEH; this is encoded by the coding sequence ATGAATAATGCATGGGAAAAAGTTCAACTAGCAAGACACGCAAATCGAATAACAACTAAAACATTAATTAAGGAAGTTTTTCCTGATTTTTTAGAATTACACGGAGATAGATTAATTGGTGATGATAAAGCAATAATTGCTGGACTTGGAAGTTTTAATGGAATTTCATTAACAATTATTGGTAATGAAAAAGGTGTCGATACAAAAGATAAAATAAATAGAAACTTTGGAATGGCACATCCAGAAGGCTATCATAAAGCATTAAGATTAATGAAGCAAGCTGAAAAATTCAATCGACCAATTTTAACAATTATTGATACTCCAGGTGCTTATCCTGGTGTTGGTGCAGAAGAACGTGGACAAGCAAACGCGATTGCTGTTAATCTAAAAGAGATGATGCAAATAAAAGTTCCAATCATTACTGTTGTTTTAGGTGAAGGTGGTTCTGGTGGGGCGTTAGCTATTGGTGTATCAGATTATATTGGAATGTTTGAAAATAGTATTTACTCAGTTTTATCACCTGAAGGATTTGCAAGTATTTCATTTAAAGATAGTAAAAAAGCGCCAGAAGTTTCAGAGATGATGAAATTAGCAGCTAGTGATTTATTAGAGCTTAGAGTAATTGATGAAATAATCCCTGAAGTAGAACCACTTAGCATTAATCCAAAACTTGGAATTGAAGCATTCAAAAAGTTTTTAAGTAACTCGCTTAATAAATATCAAAATATTGAAATTAATGAATTATTACATAAACGATATCAAAAATTTAGAAACATCGGTGTTTATAAAGTTATAAGTACAGAAATGGAGAATAATAATGAAGAACATTAG
- the fabD gene encoding ACP S-malonyltransferase codes for MKRAVLFVGQGSQYTNMGIDFLNNDKAENLINKATKILGYDIRKILENENGELNNTLYTQPIVALITIIMYERFLEYGIDINGFLGFSLGEYVALYASGIYDFESIIRIIDKRAKLMNEASTKNQGGMAAVLNANLSDIERICNEVSKENYVTIANYNSKNQIVISGTSLGIEQASKVLKELGVKRVLPLNVSGAFHSNLMSEAGILLKTYLKSFKTNENEKECFMNVTGKPLIYDELLDNMEQQIKSPVKFYQSIEEMINNGYQEFIEIGPGNVLTQLIKKNYPEVKTFNINKLTDLEILEGDGFNGK; via the coding sequence ATGAAAAGAGCAGTACTTTTTGTAGGTCAAGGAAGTCAATATACTAATATGGGAATTGATTTTCTTAACAATGATAAAGCAGAAAATTTAATAAACAAAGCAACAAAAATCTTAGGATATGATATTAGAAAAATTCTCGAAAATGAAAATGGAGAGCTAAACAATACATTGTATACTCAACCAATAGTTGCTTTAATAACAATTATTATGTATGAAAGATTTTTAGAGTATGGTATTGATATTAACGGATTTCTTGGATTTAGTCTTGGAGAATATGTTGCATTATACGCATCAGGAATATATGATTTTGAATCAATTATAAGAATAATTGATAAAAGAGCAAAACTAATGAATGAAGCATCAACTAAAAATCAAGGTGGAATGGCTGCTGTATTAAATGCAAATCTATCTGATATAGAAAGAATATGTAATGAAGTATCGAAAGAAAATTATGTGACAATTGCTAACTATAATTCTAAAAATCAAATTGTTATATCAGGAACAAGTTTAGGAATTGAACAAGCTTCAAAAGTACTAAAAGAATTAGGTGTTAAAAGAGTTCTACCATTAAATGTTAGTGGAGCATTTCATTCTAATTTAATGAGTGAAGCAGGTATTTTATTAAAAACATATTTGAAAAGTTTTAAAACAAATGAGAATGAAAAAGAATGTTTTATGAATGTAACAGGTAAGCCATTAATATATGATGAATTATTAGATAACATGGAACAACAAATAAAGTCACCCGTAAAATTTTATCAAAGTATTGAAGAAATGATAAATAATGGATATCAAGAGTTTATTGAAATTGGACCTGGAAATGTATTAACACAATTAATAAAGAAAAATTATCCGGAAGTAAAAACGTTTAATATTAATAAATTGACTGATTTAGAAATATTGGAAGGAGATGGATTTAATGGAAAATAA